One region of Roseovarius faecimaris genomic DNA includes:
- a CDS encoding amino acid ABC transporter substrate-binding protein — protein MKKTVFFGALTVAGLAAGVAAAGTLDDVKARGKLNCGVTTGLVGFAAPDANGNWDGFDVGVCRAVAAAVLGDPQAVEFVPTTGKTRFTALASGEIDMLARNTTWTFSRDVDLKFEFVGINYYDGQGFMVPKDLGVSSAKELDGATVCIQTGTTTELNLADFFRANGISYEPVPIETNAEAQQQYLAGACDVYTTDASGLAATRAAFEDPAGHVLLPEIISKEPLGPLVRHGDNEWGDVVRWTLNALIAAEELGVTSANIGEMSAAAGNNPEINRLMGTEGNLGEMLGLDADWAVKAISAGGNYGEIFEKNIGENTPVGLARGLNAQWTDGGLLYAPPFR, from the coding sequence ATGAAAAAAACCGTATTTTTTGGCGCGCTGACCGTCGCCGGCCTGGCGGCTGGTGTCGCTGCTGCGGGGACGCTGGATGACGTCAAGGCTCGTGGCAAGCTGAACTGTGGCGTGACCACTGGCCTGGTCGGCTTTGCCGCACCGGACGCAAACGGTAACTGGGATGGCTTCGACGTCGGCGTCTGCCGCGCCGTTGCAGCCGCTGTTCTGGGTGATCCGCAAGCGGTCGAATTTGTGCCCACCACCGGCAAGACCCGCTTCACCGCACTCGCCTCGGGCGAGATCGACATGCTGGCCCGGAACACCACCTGGACGTTCAGCCGTGACGTTGACCTCAAGTTCGAATTCGTCGGCATCAACTACTATGACGGCCAGGGCTTCATGGTTCCCAAGGATCTGGGTGTGAGCTCGGCCAAGGAACTGGACGGCGCAACCGTCTGCATCCAGACCGGCACCACCACCGAGCTGAACCTCGCGGACTTCTTCCGCGCCAACGGCATCAGCTATGAGCCGGTTCCGATCGAAACCAACGCCGAAGCCCAGCAGCAATACCTGGCTGGTGCCTGTGACGTTTACACCACTGACGCGTCGGGCCTTGCCGCAACGCGCGCTGCCTTCGAAGATCCGGCAGGTCACGTTCTGCTGCCCGAAATCATCTCGAAAGAGCCGCTGGGCCCGCTGGTCCGCCACGGCGACAACGAGTGGGGTGACGTGGTTCGCTGGACCCTGAACGCCCTGATCGCAGCCGAAGAGCTGGGTGTGACCTCGGCCAATATCGGTGAGATGTCGGCTGCCGCTGGCAACAACCCCGAGATCAACCGTCTGATGGGCACCGAAGGCAACCTGGGCGAGATGCTCGGCCTCGATGCTGACTGGGCCGTCAAAGCCATCTCTGCTGGTGGCAACTACGGCGAGATCTTCGAGAAGAACATCGGTGAGAACACTCCGGTCGGTCTGGCCCGTGGCCTGAACGCCCAGTGGACCGATGGCGGCCTGCTCTACGCACCGCCCTTCCGCTAA
- a CDS encoding amino acid ABC transporter permease, whose translation MTTLTDPPQESFRLSMLLNDTRYRSYTFQFIALVCVIGLVAYLASNLVANLRAAGLNISYEFLGEPAGYDINQRLIEYDSQSSHWRASVVGILNTLLVAFLACVTATILGVFAGVLRLSHNWLIRKLMAIYVEAFRNVPVLIWIIIIFTIMTAVLPSPRAFRGDDAEASMLFDAFAFTNRGVYVPKPILDSGGWIVVITFLLSVIGVFAYRRYATKLLFDTGKLLPMGWPSLAILFVPSLLIFFILGRPIGLEYPELKGFNFAGGINVRGSLIALWFALAIYTGAFIAENVRAGIQAISKGQTEAAASLGLRPGRIMNLVILPQALRVIIPPLISQYLNITKNSSLAIAVGYMDITGTLGGITLNQTGRAIECVLLLMAFYLTISLGISALMNVYNNSIKLKER comes from the coding sequence ATGACAACACTGACCGACCCTCCACAGGAGTCGTTCCGCCTGTCCATGCTGTTGAACGATACGCGCTATCGTTCCTATACTTTCCAATTCATCGCTCTGGTTTGCGTCATCGGCCTTGTGGCCTATCTCGCGTCGAACCTCGTGGCGAACCTCCGGGCGGCAGGCCTGAACATCTCATACGAGTTCCTCGGCGAACCCGCGGGATACGACATCAACCAGCGTTTGATCGAATATGACAGCCAGTCGAGCCATTGGCGCGCCTCGGTCGTGGGCATTCTCAACACGCTTCTCGTGGCCTTCCTGGCCTGTGTTACGGCGACGATCCTCGGCGTCTTTGCCGGGGTGCTGCGGCTCAGCCACAACTGGCTTATCCGCAAACTCATGGCGATCTATGTCGAGGCATTCCGCAACGTGCCGGTGCTGATCTGGATCATCATCATTTTCACGATCATGACGGCGGTGCTGCCGTCGCCGCGGGCGTTCCGGGGCGATGATGCCGAAGCATCAATGCTTTTTGACGCCTTCGCCTTTACCAATCGCGGGGTGTACGTACCCAAGCCGATCCTGGACTCGGGTGGCTGGATCGTGGTGATCACCTTCCTTCTGTCGGTCATCGGTGTCTTTGCCTATCGTCGCTACGCGACCAAGCTGCTCTTCGACACTGGTAAGTTGCTGCCAATGGGATGGCCTTCGCTGGCAATCCTTTTTGTACCGTCGCTGCTGATCTTCTTCATTCTGGGCCGCCCGATCGGCCTTGAGTATCCCGAGCTCAAAGGCTTCAACTTCGCCGGTGGTATCAATGTCCGTGGCTCACTGATTGCCCTTTGGTTCGCACTCGCGATCTATACCGGCGCTTTTATCGCCGAGAACGTGCGGGCGGGCATCCAGGCGATCTCAAAAGGTCAGACAGAGGCCGCGGCCTCTCTGGGCCTGCGTCCGGGGCGGATCATGAACCTGGTGATCCTGCCGCAAGCGTTGCGGGTCATCATCCCGCCGCTGATCTCGCAATATCTCAACATCACCAAGAACAGCTCTCTGGCGATTGCAGTTGGGTACATGGACATTACCGGAACCTTGGGGGGCATCACGCTCAACCAGACAGGCCGGGCAATCGAGTGTGTGCTACTCCTGATGGCCTTCTATCTGACCATCTCGTTGGGGATTTCAGCGCTGATGAACGTCTATAACAACTCGATCAAGCTGAAGGAGCGGTAA
- a CDS encoding amino acid ABC transporter permease — MSDTQTNSIAYVRDTMLPEAEPPATERGLIKWGRENLFADVPNAILTIISAIVIYKLLVGLMPWLLNGIWNAPSIRDCREMLDGATGGCFAVLTERWNQLLFGFKYPSEEYWRPTLAFVLLFLAAAPVMFFKYLPRQMLAFTAVYPFLAYYLIWGGTIWVPIFAALGFVAGYVAWTKLVNRSFAAGFFGAIVAAMVAWWIGGMLSDALAPENPFLPAVPSRDMGGFMLNMILGTVCVSLSLPLGIALALGRQSDMPIIKWICVIFIEFIRGVPLITLLFVANVVLAYFLPPGTTFDLILRVIIMITMFSAAYIAEVIRGGLAALPRGQYEAADSLGLDYPQAMRLIILPQALKISIPGIVNVAVGLFKDTVLVSVISMFDLLGMIRGPILASTEWNGVYWELFGFAAVLFFVVCYGISQYSQWLERELQTDHR; from the coding sequence ATGTCAGATACTCAAACCAACTCCATCGCTTATGTCCGCGACACCATGTTGCCCGAGGCCGAACCTCCGGCGACCGAGCGCGGGCTGATCAAGTGGGGCCGGGAAAACCTCTTTGCCGATGTTCCCAACGCGATCCTGACCATCATCTCCGCGATTGTGATCTACAAACTTCTGGTCGGCCTCATGCCCTGGTTGCTGAATGGCATCTGGAACGCGCCGTCGATCCGCGATTGCCGCGAGATGCTGGACGGGGCGACGGGCGGCTGCTTCGCCGTTCTCACCGAACGCTGGAATCAGCTTCTCTTCGGGTTCAAATACCCGTCCGAGGAATACTGGCGGCCCACACTGGCCTTTGTGCTGCTTTTCCTGGCCGCGGCTCCGGTGATGTTCTTCAAGTATCTGCCGCGTCAGATGCTGGCATTCACCGCCGTTTACCCGTTCCTCGCCTACTATCTCATCTGGGGGGGCACGATCTGGGTGCCGATCTTTGCGGCTCTCGGCTTTGTCGCGGGCTACGTGGCCTGGACCAAACTGGTTAACCGCTCCTTCGCCGCGGGTTTCTTCGGCGCGATTGTCGCAGCCATGGTGGCCTGGTGGATCGGCGGGATGCTGTCGGACGCATTGGCACCCGAGAACCCATTCCTGCCTGCCGTGCCCTCGCGGGACATGGGCGGCTTCATGCTGAACATGATCCTCGGGACGGTCTGTGTGTCGCTGTCGCTGCCGCTGGGCATCGCCCTGGCGCTGGGGCGGCAATCGGACATGCCGATCATCAAGTGGATCTGCGTGATCTTCATCGAGTTCATCCGCGGTGTGCCGCTGATCACGCTGCTCTTTGTTGCCAACGTGGTACTGGCCTACTTCCTGCCGCCGGGCACGACCTTTGACCTGATCCTGCGCGTGATCATCATGATCACCATGTTCTCGGCGGCCTATATCGCCGAGGTGATCCGGGGGGGGCTCGCCGCTCTGCCGCGCGGTCAGTACGAGGCGGCCGATAGCCTGGGGCTCGATTATCCGCAGGCCATGCGGCTGATCATCCTGCCGCAGGCGCTGAAGATCTCGATCCCGGGCATCGTGAACGTGGCCGTGGGCCTGTTCAAGGACACGGTGCTTGTCTCGGTCATTTCCATGTTCGACCTTCTGGGCATGATCCGGGGTCCGATCCTGGCCTCGACCGAATGGAACGGCGTCTACTGGGAGCTGTTCGGTTTTGCCGCCGTGCTCTTCTTCGTCGTCTGCTACGGCATCTCGCAATACTCACAATGGCTGGAGCGCGAGCTTCAGACCGATCATCGTTAA
- a CDS encoding amino acid ABC transporter ATP-binding protein, with the protein MAETATQMQVSDEVAIQIEGMNKWYGSFHVLRDINLTVQRGERIVIAGPSGSGKSTLIRCINALEEHQQGKIIVDGTLLSSDIKNIDTIRSEVGMVFQHFNLFPHLTILENCTLAPIWVRKTPKREAEEVAMHFLEKVKIPEQADKYPGQLSGGQQQRVAIARSLCMRPRIMLFDEPTSALDPEMIKEVLDTMVELAEEGMTMLCVTHEMGFARQVANRVIFMDQGQIVEQNEPEEFFNNPKSDRTKLFLSQILGH; encoded by the coding sequence ATGGCCGAAACAGCAACGCAAATGCAGGTCTCTGACGAGGTCGCCATTCAGATCGAAGGCATGAACAAGTGGTACGGATCGTTCCACGTTCTGCGGGATATCAACCTGACGGTGCAGCGGGGCGAGAGGATCGTCATCGCCGGGCCGTCCGGCTCGGGCAAATCCACGCTGATCCGCTGCATCAACGCTCTGGAAGAGCACCAGCAAGGCAAGATCATCGTCGATGGCACGCTGCTCAGCTCGGACATCAAGAATATCGACACGATCCGGTCCGAGGTCGGCATGGTGTTTCAGCACTTCAACCTTTTCCCGCATCTGACCATTCTGGAAAACTGCACGCTCGCCCCGATCTGGGTCCGCAAGACGCCCAAACGCGAGGCCGAGGAAGTGGCGATGCATTTCCTCGAAAAGGTGAAAATCCCCGAGCAGGCCGATAAATATCCCGGTCAGCTTTCGGGTGGTCAGCAGCAGCGGGTGGCGATCGCGCGCTCGCTTTGCATGCGCCCGCGGATCATGCTCTTTGACGAGCCCACCTCGGCGCTTGACCCGGAGATGATCAAAGAGGTGCTCGACACGATGGTGGAACTGGCCGAAGAAGGCATGACCATGCTTTGCGTGACCCACGAGATGGGTTTTGCCCGTCAGGTGGCAAACCGCGTGATCTTCATGGACCAGGGCCAGATCGTGGAGCAGAACGAACCGGAAGAGTTCTTCAACAATCCGAAGTCGGACCGTACCAAGCTCTTCCTCAGCCAGATTCTGGGTCACTGA
- a CDS encoding acetoin utilization protein AcuC translates to MDAPLFIGSEIYRGSSYGARHPLSIPRVPVVTDLVRALGWLPDGQFRVSPRAKPSALTAWHTPAYIAALQEAERSGSVTEAARARHHIGTLSNPIFPEMFRRPATAAGGSLLATELLTQGGIVFNPGGGTHHGMPDHAGGFCYLNDPVLAIRAFLAQGLTRVAYVDIDAHHCDGVAAAFDGDARVLMISTHEERRWPFTGALEDRAGGQAINLPLPRGTQDAGFALALEEVILPAVQGARPQAIVIQCGADAVAEDPLARLELSNNSHWRAVARLKEMSPRVLVLGGGGYNPWTVGRLWAGVWAVLNGKEPPDRLPERARAVLAGLSWSRRPAAPPDHLVETLRDAPREGAISDELRTRVQVLKARQRVWL, encoded by the coding sequence ATGGATGCGCCCCTGTTCATTGGTTCCGAGATCTATCGCGGCTCCAGCTATGGCGCGCGCCATCCGCTGAGCATCCCGCGCGTGCCGGTGGTGACAGACCTGGTGCGCGCCCTGGGCTGGCTGCCTGACGGGCAGTTCCGGGTCTCGCCCCGCGCCAAACCGTCGGCGCTGACCGCATGGCATACCCCGGCCTATATCGCCGCCTTGCAGGAAGCTGAACGGTCCGGCAGCGTGACAGAGGCGGCGCGGGCGCGGCATCACATCGGGACCTTGTCCAACCCCATCTTTCCCGAGATGTTTCGCAGGCCCGCCACGGCGGCGGGCGGCTCGCTTCTGGCCACGGAGTTGCTGACGCAGGGCGGGATCGTGTTCAACCCCGGCGGAGGGACGCATCATGGCATGCCGGATCATGCCGGCGGGTTTTGCTATCTCAACGATCCGGTGCTGGCGATCAGGGCCTTTCTGGCGCAGGGGCTGACCCGCGTTGCCTATGTCGATATCGACGCGCATCATTGCGACGGGGTGGCGGCGGCCTTCGACGGCGACGCGCGCGTGCTGATGATCTCAACCCATGAAGAGCGCCGCTGGCCCTTTACCGGCGCGTTGGAGGACCGGGCCGGTGGCCAGGCGATCAACCTGCCTTTGCCGCGCGGGACGCAGGATGCAGGGTTTGCCCTGGCGCTGGAGGAGGTGATCCTTCCGGCGGTCCAGGGGGCCCGCCCCCAGGCCATCGTGATCCAGTGCGGGGCAGATGCGGTGGCCGAAGACCCACTGGCGCGGCTGGAGCTGTCCAACAACAGCCATTGGCGCGCGGTGGCGCGGCTGAAAGAGATGTCGCCGCGCGTTCTTGTGCTTGGCGGCGGGGGCTATAACCCCTGGACGGTCGGACGTTTGTGGGCCGGGGTTTGGGCGGTGCTGAACGGCAAAGAGCCCCCGGACCGCCTGCCCGAGCGGGCCCGCGCGGTGCTGGCCGGGTTAAGCTGGTCCCGGCGCCCCGCTGCGCCGCCGGACCACCTGGTCGAGACCCTGCGCGATGCGCCGCGCGAGGGTGCGATCAGCGACGAACTGCGCACCCGGGTACAGGTCTTGAAGGCACGACAGCGGGTATGGCTATGA
- a CDS encoding SixA phosphatase family protein: MIKTLILMRHAKSDWNDPLLDDHERPLNGRGRVSAKALGEWLRIKSILPDQALISSAVRTRETFARLGVACDAIFTDALYHASEARLLTELKGASGETVLMLGHNPGIAGFAHDLVQTPPNHARFYDYPTCATLVAEFDIDRWADLDPGTGSVREFVIPRELTG; this comes from the coding sequence ATGATCAAGACCCTGATCCTGATGCGCCATGCCAAATCCGACTGGAACGATCCGCTGCTGGACGACCATGAGCGGCCCCTGAACGGGCGCGGGCGCGTCTCGGCCAAGGCTTTGGGTGAATGGCTGCGGATCAAGAGTATCCTGCCGGATCAGGCGCTGATCTCGTCGGCGGTGCGCACGCGGGAAACCTTTGCCCGGCTCGGGGTCGCCTGCGACGCGATCTTTACCGATGCGCTCTATCATGCCAGCGAGGCGCGGTTGCTGACCGAGCTGAAAGGGGCAAGCGGAGAGACCGTCCTGATGCTGGGGCACAACCCCGGTATCGCGGGGTTCGCCCATGATCTGGTGCAGACCCCGCCAAACCATGCCCGTTTCTACGATTACCCCACCTGCGCCACGCTGGTTGCCGAGTTTGACATTGACCGGTGGGCCGATCTTGATCCCGGCACAGGTTCCGTGCGGGAGTTCGTCATTCCGCGCGAATTGACCGGCTGA